One segment of Rubripirellula amarantea DNA contains the following:
- a CDS encoding RNA polymerase sigma factor — protein sequence MGNLTTSNSAESNKTELASEQESCWEETLALTLPGLRAFLRSRKLQESDIDDCLQSVAMKAIVSGEQIPPIARRAWLFRVASNEAAKFWRTQATSRVSNNEEVDRGMATDVPIEPLIQQETLAELKAKLLTLPKTTQTIIQMKLHQDMTFQQIADHLDIPIGTALTRMRRGLARLREHMNVENNDPSKST from the coding sequence ATGGGTAACCTCACGACTTCGAACTCAGCTGAATCGAACAAAACCGAATTGGCCAGCGAGCAAGAATCGTGCTGGGAGGAAACACTTGCCTTGACGCTGCCCGGACTGCGAGCGTTCCTGCGTTCCCGAAAGCTTCAAGAATCCGACATTGACGACTGCCTGCAAAGTGTTGCCATGAAAGCCATCGTCTCGGGCGAGCAAATTCCTCCGATCGCTAGGCGAGCTTGGTTGTTTCGAGTCGCGTCCAACGAAGCCGCCAAGTTCTGGAGAACCCAAGCAACCTCTCGAGTCTCGAACAATGAGGAGGTCGATCGCGGCATGGCAACCGACGTACCCATCGAACCATTGATTCAACAGGAAACGCTTGCGGAACTGAAAGCCAAACTGCTGACGCTACCAAAGACAACTCAAACTATCATTCAGATGAAACTGCACCAAGACATGACGTTTCAACAGATCGCGGATCATTTAGACATCCCCATTGGGACCGCTTTAACTCGGATGCGAAGAGGTCTGGCAAGGCTTAGAGAACACATGAACGTAGAAAACAATGACCCGAGCAAGTCGACATGA
- a CDS encoding MotA/TolQ/ExbB proton channel family protein has translation MNEANVIQAAEQQDSAGHSQSAQGYRMGNPAFAFGIGLVMASGVYAAIYAFSSFGATESLVAPLRRYFLGHPVAVAATILFCFALGTLIAKSWAVMVQNNFLNRIADDHLLPSLSDASSPAKQWLAQNDAGHVAKQWQASLSSLSQATRQSQLVRRLDEVLSRQSQRGSSKQLPDDLRELSSRDADAAHDSLGMVRIIVWAIPMLGFLGTVIGITQTLGGLDFTNGSAAVDNLKSGLYVAFDTTAVGLVLSVVAIFIQFPVERAEQQMLDTIDARIGRLVSANLPSDEASDNQTALIADLCRGVQAAVAESLENQAELWKNTIESAQNQWQSVHDHNNDKIVEAFKVSLVPALVQHSEVLSKSQDRFDSLAMIEQSLDKNLQMLARTTAAIEQNQDHRFQLRSETDQSMADAVRTLARAVDVLTRHMAKQEVSTHGTSHSKLNVESVSSTNTNQPSLRRAA, from the coding sequence ATGAACGAAGCAAACGTCATTCAGGCAGCCGAGCAGCAAGATTCGGCCGGGCACAGTCAATCTGCCCAGGGTTACCGAATGGGGAATCCCGCGTTCGCGTTCGGCATTGGCTTGGTCATGGCTAGCGGTGTCTATGCCGCGATCTATGCGTTTTCCTCGTTCGGCGCTACTGAATCTCTTGTGGCGCCACTTCGGCGGTACTTCTTGGGACACCCCGTCGCGGTTGCTGCGACCATTCTATTCTGCTTTGCCTTGGGAACTTTGATCGCCAAGTCTTGGGCCGTGATGGTTCAAAACAATTTTCTTAATCGCATCGCCGACGATCATCTGCTGCCGTCGCTGAGCGATGCATCAAGTCCCGCGAAGCAATGGCTTGCCCAAAACGACGCTGGCCATGTCGCTAAACAATGGCAGGCTAGTCTTTCATCACTTTCCCAAGCCACTCGCCAATCGCAGTTGGTTCGACGACTCGACGAGGTTCTCTCACGACAATCTCAACGTGGATCATCAAAACAACTCCCCGATGACTTACGAGAACTATCAAGCCGCGATGCAGACGCCGCTCATGATTCGCTTGGCATGGTTCGGATCATTGTTTGGGCCATTCCCATGTTGGGATTCCTTGGAACTGTGATCGGGATCACGCAAACGTTGGGCGGTCTCGATTTCACGAACGGTTCGGCCGCGGTAGACAATCTTAAGAGTGGTTTGTACGTCGCCTTTGATACGACAGCGGTTGGTTTGGTGTTATCGGTCGTCGCGATCTTCATTCAGTTCCCCGTCGAGCGAGCCGAGCAGCAGATGCTCGATACCATCGACGCTCGGATCGGCAGACTGGTTTCGGCGAATCTGCCCAGCGATGAAGCATCCGACAATCAAACCGCATTGATCGCGGACCTTTGTCGAGGCGTTCAGGCTGCGGTTGCAGAGTCGCTTGAAAACCAAGCGGAACTCTGGAAGAACACCATCGAGTCGGCGCAAAACCAATGGCAGTCGGTTCATGATCACAACAATGACAAGATTGTCGAAGCGTTCAAAGTCAGTCTCGTCCCTGCACTCGTCCAACATTCCGAAGTGCTATCGAAGTCACAGGATCGTTTCGACTCACTGGCCATGATTGAACAGTCGCTCGATAAGAACCTGCAAATGCTCGCGCGCACTACTGCGGCAATCGAACAAAACCAAGACCACAGGTTCCAACTTCGTTCGGAAACGGACCAGTCGATGGCAGATGCGGTTCGCACACTCGCTCGAGCCGTGGATGTCTTAACCCGACATATGGCCAAGCAAGAAGTTTCCACTCATGGCACTTCGCATTCCAAGCTAAACGTGGAAAGCGTGTCTTCGACGAACACGAATCAACCTTCACTTAGGCGGGCAGCATGA
- a CDS encoding helix-turn-helix domain-containing protein: MANYLSLEEAAKKLGVPTEKLVELRSQGQIRGFRDGASWKFPENEIDRLQDELGDALSGGSGILVEDDDLMLSSSIIGGDHALSDDGSDLGIGSESGLLGVSGSDVNLVASEGDGSDVAIVASDTDLLKESSGVDLLEIDSADLQLNDPAILHDSAQLDLAIEPNAGSTGPVTDAELKEISESHPDVLAPESDISLDSVASNDSGILSDVGSLSSSDSGSLLGIGDDEIKLNTDSDLSFSGSEPDDDSGEELIGEDDDDSAMDVIGSDIGTVKSAGASSLELMSDLGLDSEDSAPDVLGGSRGADVLSELDLLSAEQQGSGLISGDSEDLLGSSGVSNSSGLGSSMGVDMLGDSALGDIDDALADDDDLVIADDDDDLVISSAGSDISVAGDSGINLMSPSDSGLSLESEPLDLAGSSISALDLGAELSDGGSSGSGVGGGSGSMVDFQADEEFQLSPSGVGLDADIESGSQVIEVEDSAEAIGEAVEFEDVGAVEADPFGGDVFGDAPGLDADNAFGDAGDGFGGFGDGDEAVAIEDDGEAIALDGSSMASASGAAVSAYEIPFSMLQCVSLMLVLCVMALGGMLMTDLVRNMWTYSETSAPVSALTDSLISLIE, translated from the coding sequence ATGGCAAACTACTTATCCCTTGAAGAAGCAGCAAAGAAGCTCGGTGTTCCCACAGAGAAGTTGGTGGAACTGCGTAGCCAAGGTCAGATCCGAGGTTTTCGTGATGGCGCGAGCTGGAAGTTTCCAGAGAACGAGATCGATCGTCTGCAAGATGAATTAGGTGACGCACTTTCAGGCGGCAGCGGAATCTTGGTTGAAGATGACGACCTGATGCTTAGCAGCAGCATTATCGGCGGCGATCACGCATTGTCCGATGATGGTAGCGATCTTGGGATTGGCAGCGAGTCAGGGTTGTTAGGTGTGAGCGGCAGCGATGTCAATTTGGTCGCTTCTGAAGGTGACGGAAGCGACGTTGCAATTGTTGCCAGTGATACTGACCTGTTGAAGGAAAGCAGCGGCGTTGATCTTCTTGAAATCGACTCGGCCGACTTGCAGCTTAACGATCCGGCTATCCTGCACGATTCAGCACAACTCGATCTCGCGATCGAACCTAACGCAGGTAGCACCGGCCCAGTTACCGATGCAGAACTCAAAGAAATATCAGAGTCGCATCCCGATGTTCTAGCGCCCGAGAGCGATATCAGTTTGGATTCGGTGGCTTCCAACGATTCGGGTATTCTATCGGACGTTGGCAGCCTCTCATCGAGCGATAGTGGCAGCTTGCTAGGAATCGGCGACGATGAAATCAAACTCAACACTGATAGCGATTTGAGCTTTTCGGGATCTGAGCCAGACGATGACAGCGGCGAAGAGCTAATTGGCGAGGACGACGATGATAGTGCCATGGATGTCATTGGCAGTGACATCGGTACCGTCAAATCGGCGGGCGCTAGCAGCTTAGAATTGATGAGCGATCTTGGACTGGATTCGGAAGACTCGGCGCCGGACGTCCTTGGCGGATCACGAGGCGCCGACGTTCTGAGTGAACTCGATTTGCTGAGTGCGGAACAGCAGGGCAGCGGATTGATCAGCGGTGACAGCGAAGACCTGCTCGGTTCGTCGGGCGTGTCCAACAGCTCTGGGTTGGGCAGCAGCATGGGAGTCGACATGCTTGGCGATTCGGCCTTGGGCGACATCGATGATGCGTTGGCCGACGATGACGATTTGGTCATTGCCGATGACGACGATGACTTGGTAATCAGCAGTGCGGGAAGCGATATCTCGGTTGCAGGTGACAGCGGCATCAACTTGATGAGCCCGTCGGACAGCGGCTTGTCGCTTGAAAGTGAACCTTTGGACTTAGCCGGCAGCAGTATCTCGGCATTGGATCTTGGTGCAGAACTTTCGGATGGCGGCAGCAGCGGCAGTGGTGTTGGCGGCGGAAGCGGTTCGATGGTTGACTTCCAAGCCGATGAAGAATTCCAATTGTCGCCTTCAGGAGTTGGGCTTGATGCGGACATCGAGAGCGGTTCCCAGGTCATCGAAGTGGAAGATTCCGCCGAGGCGATTGGTGAAGCGGTTGAGTTTGAAGATGTCGGTGCAGTCGAAGCAGATCCCTTTGGTGGAGACGTATTCGGGGACGCGCCCGGGCTCGACGCGGATAATGCGTTCGGCGATGCCGGAGACGGTTTTGGCGGATTCGGCGACGGCGACGAAGCCGTGGCCATCGAAGATGACGGCGAAGCGATTGCCTTGGACGGATCCTCGATGGCTTCTGCATCCGGTGCGGCCGTTTCAGCCTACGAGATCCCCTTCAGCATGCTTCAGTGCGTATCGTTGATGTTGGTCCTTTGCGTGATGGCTCTCGGTGGCATGCTGATGACTGATCTGGTTCGCAACATGTGGACTTATAGCGAAACGTCGGCACCAGTGAGTGCATTGACGGATTCACTGATCAGCCTGATCGAATAG
- a CDS encoding DUF1549 and DUF1553 domain-containing protein, whose product MNSSIPMIRVSRWISIAMLMTCSTLVLSEFAWNVAAINAGELKSADGSAGTSEADRAQPFAPLSDRFADGSTEEIPDFQKHITPLLGRLGCNGRACHGSFQGRGGFALSLFGYDFQADHSALMEESSGRVDVDDPDESLILSKPLDADSHEGGKRFDEGSWQHHVLRRWIESGATLDAGKPKALDALDVYPSEIIFANSDGTAQLKVIAKWQDGTREDVTELCRFQTNDDSIAIIDEDGQVAAGMYGDTHVVVFYDNSVVPIPVLRPRSDHGSATAYVDSTSINSSDHMIDKLVDQKLRKLAIVPSGTCSDADFIRRASLDVCGTLPTTQRVREFLNDSSPDKRERLIDELLDSPAYAAWWATRLSDWTGNSEPQMRNLLPIPEVASKLWYEWLRKRVADNMPYDKIVEGIVMASSREPGEDYETYCANMSDACREGGEKQFAQRSSMPLYWGRQNFQKNEDRAIGFGYSFLGVRIECAQCHKHPFDSWSKQDFDQFAKLFSPIRMNRGAVAPDSLAARNKMLQKLSGSDSLEKKKIGMLLQGAGKLIKQGEVAPFGELVVNERKPIRANVDNDPKSNTNNKKSKKQAKKRPQRRVPSGIILGEEVGITLDKDPREELMQWLRAEDNPYFAKAIVNRVWANYFGIGIVNPVDDLNLANPPSNADLLNELAEQFIEQDFDLKWLHRTITTSQTYARSSEPNETNSSDQSNFSRHIPHRLPAEVLADCVTLATASDSVGTQFRSELKSLAIANGKAQGRNRRDYAMQVFGQSTRASNCDCDRSDSPSLLQSVYLRNDIDIHRGISATDGWVNQACRDLGEAGPTAIAMNNVSTKVTQGEKSRVRMIEIAKRYATLDKPANQSARKQMRRTYDKIAKRMMSFNFAAPKLDELAKDPESWTMLTTIAGTPVGPNSLDATDEREKANESAKVMSLDDIVDDAYLRSLSRFPDEEERQISIAFIEESDSLASGLSSLIWALVNTKEFVLTH is encoded by the coding sequence ATGAATAGTTCAATCCCCATGATCCGCGTGTCGCGTTGGATCAGCATTGCAATGTTGATGACTTGCAGCACCCTCGTACTAAGCGAATTCGCATGGAACGTCGCAGCGATCAATGCAGGCGAGCTTAAGTCCGCTGACGGTTCTGCCGGTACGTCGGAAGCCGATCGTGCTCAGCCCTTTGCCCCGCTTAGTGATCGATTCGCGGACGGGTCAACGGAAGAGATCCCTGATTTCCAAAAGCACATCACACCTCTTTTGGGGCGACTGGGTTGCAACGGCCGTGCCTGTCATGGATCGTTCCAAGGTCGTGGGGGCTTTGCGCTCTCACTGTTCGGGTACGACTTCCAAGCGGACCATTCGGCCTTGATGGAAGAATCAAGCGGGCGGGTTGATGTTGATGATCCCGATGAAAGCTTGATCCTATCCAAGCCGCTTGATGCGGATTCCCATGAAGGAGGAAAACGCTTTGACGAGGGGAGTTGGCAACATCATGTGCTTCGCCGTTGGATTGAATCTGGAGCCACGCTTGATGCGGGTAAGCCAAAAGCATTGGATGCTTTGGATGTGTATCCCAGTGAGATCATCTTTGCAAACTCTGATGGAACAGCCCAACTAAAGGTGATCGCCAAGTGGCAGGATGGCACCCGTGAGGACGTGACTGAACTTTGCCGCTTTCAAACCAACGATGATTCAATCGCAATCATCGACGAAGACGGACAAGTAGCCGCAGGAATGTACGGCGACACACACGTGGTCGTCTTTTATGACAACTCCGTCGTTCCGATCCCCGTTCTTCGCCCCCGGTCTGATCATGGATCAGCGACTGCGTACGTGGATTCCACTTCCATCAATTCTTCGGATCACATGATCGACAAACTCGTCGATCAGAAACTACGCAAGCTCGCCATCGTTCCCTCAGGCACCTGTAGCGACGCTGATTTCATACGGCGGGCTAGCCTTGATGTGTGTGGAACGCTTCCGACCACGCAACGAGTCCGCGAATTTCTAAACGATTCGTCACCGGACAAACGGGAACGATTGATTGACGAACTTCTTGATTCTCCCGCCTACGCTGCGTGGTGGGCTACACGATTGTCGGATTGGACAGGAAATAGCGAACCGCAAATGCGCAACCTGCTGCCGATTCCTGAAGTCGCCAGCAAACTTTGGTACGAATGGTTGCGCAAACGAGTTGCCGACAACATGCCCTACGACAAAATTGTCGAAGGCATCGTCATGGCCAGCAGTCGTGAACCCGGTGAAGACTACGAAACATATTGCGCCAACATGAGCGACGCATGTCGAGAAGGTGGCGAGAAACAGTTTGCCCAACGATCGAGCATGCCGCTTTATTGGGGACGTCAAAACTTCCAGAAAAACGAGGACCGGGCGATCGGTTTTGGTTACTCATTCTTAGGCGTTCGCATCGAGTGCGCTCAATGTCACAAGCATCCCTTCGACAGTTGGTCGAAACAAGATTTCGATCAGTTTGCCAAGCTGTTCAGTCCGATTCGAATGAACCGGGGCGCGGTGGCTCCTGATTCGCTCGCTGCTCGCAATAAGATGCTCCAAAAACTTAGCGGAAGCGATTCGCTGGAGAAGAAAAAGATTGGAATGCTGCTGCAAGGAGCCGGAAAGCTGATCAAACAAGGCGAAGTGGCACCTTTTGGTGAACTGGTCGTCAACGAACGCAAGCCGATTCGAGCCAACGTCGACAACGACCCAAAGTCGAACACCAACAATAAGAAGTCGAAGAAGCAGGCTAAGAAGAGACCCCAGCGGCGTGTCCCCAGTGGCATTATCCTCGGAGAGGAAGTCGGCATCACGTTGGACAAGGACCCACGCGAAGAGTTGATGCAGTGGTTACGGGCCGAAGACAATCCTTACTTTGCCAAAGCGATCGTGAACCGCGTATGGGCCAACTATTTCGGTATCGGAATCGTCAATCCCGTGGATGATTTGAACCTTGCCAATCCACCGAGCAACGCCGATTTACTGAACGAATTGGCGGAGCAATTCATCGAACAGGATTTCGATTTGAAGTGGCTGCATCGAACGATCACGACGAGTCAAACCTATGCCCGGTCTTCTGAACCCAATGAAACTAATAGCAGTGACCAATCCAATTTTTCGCGGCACATACCGCACCGCTTACCCGCCGAAGTACTGGCCGATTGCGTGACGCTGGCCACGGCATCGGATTCCGTGGGCACACAGTTCCGGAGTGAACTGAAATCGTTAGCGATTGCAAACGGAAAGGCTCAAGGCCGCAATCGGCGAGACTACGCGATGCAAGTGTTCGGACAATCGACCCGCGCATCGAATTGCGATTGCGATCGCAGTGACTCACCCAGCCTTTTGCAGTCAGTTTATCTGCGGAACGACATCGACATTCATCGCGGCATATCTGCGACCGATGGTTGGGTAAACCAAGCGTGTCGTGATTTAGGCGAAGCAGGTCCCACAGCCATTGCCATGAACAATGTGTCGACGAAGGTGACGCAGGGTGAAAAATCTCGAGTCCGTATGATTGAGATTGCCAAAAGGTATGCGACGCTCGACAAGCCAGCCAACCAATCCGCTCGAAAACAAATGCGGCGAACTTACGACAAAATCGCCAAGCGAATGATGTCGTTCAACTTTGCGGCGCCCAAACTCGACGAACTAGCTAAAGATCCCGAATCTTGGACGATGCTAACCACGATTGCGGGCACCCCCGTTGGTCCCAATAGCTTAGACGCGACTGACGAACGAGAAAAAGCGAATGAATCAGCCAAAGTGATGTCGCTTGATGACATTGTGGATGATGCCTACCTACGTTCCCTTTCGCGTTTTCCAGATGAAGAAGAGCGTCAGATTAGCATCGCGTTTATCGAGGAATCTGACTCGCTGGCCAGCGGACTCAGTTCGCTTATCTGGGCATTGGTCAACACCAAAGAATTCGTGCTGACTCATTGA
- a CDS encoding ROK family protein, translated as MPDEEKLPEDKKTDDKKTSSSVVSKKNSGKKFWIGFDLGGTKMLTIAYDDDWKELGRRRRKTRGREGSDSGSHRIISTITRLLDENELDVGDIAGIGIGCPGPIDLVKGDILSTPNLGWDDVQIGSLLTKHFKCPTVVLNDVDAGVFGEYQFGAAKGSRCAVGIFPGTGVGGGCVYEGKILQGAGISCMEIGHTKIASSTRGSGFAIPGTVESEASRLTIAAEAAKAAIRGDAPYLFKKTGTDVVEIRSGAIADSIENGDKVVRKLVEEAAEAIGMAVMNIVHILAPDKIILGGGLVEAMEDLIVSTVKKTAQKSVMSVYKDRFDVVAAKLGDDAGVLGAAAWAKEQITKSKKG; from the coding sequence ATGCCCGACGAAGAAAAGCTGCCTGAAGATAAGAAAACGGATGATAAAAAAACTAGCTCCTCGGTCGTGAGCAAGAAAAACTCCGGAAAGAAGTTCTGGATCGGGTTTGATCTTGGTGGCACGAAGATGCTTACCATCGCTTACGACGATGACTGGAAAGAACTTGGCCGCCGCCGCCGAAAGACAAGGGGGCGCGAGGGAAGCGACAGCGGGTCTCATCGTATTATCTCGACGATCACTCGCTTGCTCGACGAGAACGAACTCGACGTGGGCGATATCGCTGGCATTGGAATTGGTTGTCCCGGTCCGATCGATCTGGTGAAGGGCGACATTCTGAGCACGCCCAACTTAGGCTGGGATGATGTCCAAATCGGCAGTTTGCTTACCAAGCACTTCAAGTGTCCTACCGTCGTTCTCAATGACGTCGATGCAGGCGTGTTTGGTGAGTATCAATTCGGTGCCGCCAAAGGGTCACGATGCGCCGTGGGTATTTTCCCGGGAACGGGCGTCGGTGGCGGATGCGTTTACGAAGGGAAGATCCTTCAGGGGGCCGGCATCAGTTGCATGGAGATCGGGCACACCAAGATCGCCAGCAGCACGCGAGGTAGTGGATTCGCGATTCCGGGGACCGTTGAATCCGAGGCCAGTCGATTGACGATTGCCGCGGAAGCAGCCAAGGCTGCGATTCGCGGCGACGCGCCGTATCTTTTCAAGAAGACAGGCACTGATGTCGTTGAGATCCGGAGCGGTGCGATTGCCGATTCGATCGAGAATGGCGACAAGGTGGTTCGCAAACTTGTTGAAGAAGCTGCGGAAGCGATCGGTATGGCAGTCATGAACATTGTCCACATCTTGGCACCTGACAAGATCATCCTGGGTGGTGGACTCGTGGAGGCGATGGAGGACTTGATCGTCAGCACCGTCAAGAAAACGGCACAGAAAAGCGTGATGAGCGTTTACAAGGATCGGTTCGACGTGGTGGCCGCTAAGTTGGGCGACGACGCTGGTGTGCTTGGCGCCGCTGCCTGGGCCAAGGAACAAATCACGAAGTCGAAGAAGGGTTAA
- a CDS encoding DUF1501 domain-containing protein translates to MADAGELKSARADRAIFIELPGGPSHMDTFDLKPNAPAEVRGKFNPIKTNVPGIEICEHLPKLAAVADKFAILRGVSHTLAAHQLGQEYVNTGSRPVPSLEYPSFGSVMGKERPTDPDLPNQVAIPRAAQGAGFLGIAHAPLETNATPVAGKRFAVRGLSLVGGITVDEVRRRQSLLNKLDRRFANVQSNDALLEGLDQFGMRAYDMITSARAREAFDISREPESFAKPFGDSAFGQSCLLALRLVESGVRLASVQYGGWDTHTDNFTRLQERLPAFDEGLSALFAGLEMRGLLESTAVYVTGEFGRTPKINDRSTEGGRDHYPRCMFMLMAGGGVRGGQVIGESDDTAAGPRHEAIKPDDVAASFYANLGIDPKSEYQTSTGRPITLVRDGEVIPELFA, encoded by the coding sequence ATGGCGGATGCGGGCGAGCTGAAATCGGCACGCGCCGACCGAGCGATCTTCATCGAACTTCCCGGCGGTCCATCGCACATGGATACGTTTGACTTAAAGCCCAACGCACCAGCCGAAGTGCGAGGCAAGTTCAATCCGATCAAGACCAATGTGCCAGGCATCGAGATTTGCGAACACTTACCCAAACTTGCCGCGGTGGCGGACAAGTTTGCGATCTTGCGGGGAGTTTCCCATACGTTGGCCGCTCACCAGCTGGGCCAGGAATACGTTAACACAGGTAGCCGCCCCGTTCCTTCGCTCGAGTACCCCAGCTTCGGGAGCGTGATGGGGAAGGAACGACCGACCGATCCGGACCTGCCGAATCAAGTTGCGATTCCGCGAGCCGCTCAGGGTGCTGGATTTCTTGGCATTGCCCATGCTCCCTTGGAAACGAACGCGACGCCCGTCGCGGGAAAACGCTTTGCCGTTCGAGGACTTTCGCTAGTGGGCGGCATCACGGTCGATGAGGTCCGACGTCGACAATCGTTGCTGAACAAACTTGACCGGCGATTTGCCAATGTGCAAAGCAACGATGCTTTGCTCGAAGGTCTCGACCAGTTTGGCATGCGAGCTTACGACATGATCACATCGGCGCGAGCACGTGAGGCGTTTGACATCAGCCGCGAACCAGAGAGCTTTGCCAAACCGTTTGGTGACTCAGCTTTCGGCCAAAGCTGCTTGCTGGCACTTCGACTTGTCGAATCCGGAGTCCGACTTGCGAGCGTGCAGTATGGCGGTTGGGACACTCACACGGATAACTTTACTCGGCTCCAAGAACGATTGCCTGCCTTTGACGAAGGTCTTAGTGCTTTATTCGCCGGACTTGAAATGCGAGGCCTACTGGAATCCACCGCTGTTTACGTCACCGGCGAGTTCGGTCGAACGCCTAAGATCAACGATCGATCTACCGAAGGCGGACGAGACCATTATCCTCGTTGCATGTTCATGTTGATGGCTGGCGGTGGTGTCCGCGGTGGCCAAGTGATTGGTGAGAGCGATGACACCGCGGCGGGACCTCGTCACGAGGCCATCAAACCTGATGACGTCGCAGCTAGCTTCTACGCCAATTTAGGTATCGATCCCAAGTCCGAGTACCAAACTAGCACCGGTCGCCCGATCACGTTGGTCCGCGACGGCGAAGTGATCCCTGAGTTATTCGCTTAG
- a CDS encoding anti-sigma factor family protein has product MKRTSLTKFDDDKLADEDLCLAYLLGDLDAVQQGQFEHRLASDSRLAEVLLMQSDLIVQLSTEAEPAPLVQKAEPQTTWVAWVSIAIAVGLGGIIVGIWPKGSSIGTPQQSGDTIASTTPSNAFTATSPDQLDHNVIDNSETSLIAVAWANDLSFDNASDTATGVLDEMEFDDSDLIADDATEDFNEAPNDDLDQDDVDWIFVGLTSIEFDADGELNHDEG; this is encoded by the coding sequence ATGAAACGAACATCCTTAACTAAATTTGATGACGATAAACTTGCCGACGAAGACCTTTGCCTCGCGTACTTGCTTGGCGACCTGGACGCTGTTCAACAAGGACAATTCGAACATCGTCTGGCGTCTGATTCGCGACTAGCCGAAGTGTTGCTGATGCAATCCGACTTGATTGTGCAGCTTTCGACCGAAGCAGAACCCGCTCCGCTCGTGCAGAAAGCCGAACCCCAAACGACTTGGGTTGCTTGGGTTTCGATTGCCATTGCCGTTGGTTTGGGCGGAATCATCGTTGGCATATGGCCCAAAGGTTCATCAATTGGCACGCCCCAACAATCCGGCGATACCATCGCGTCCACCACACCAAGCAACGCCTTCACTGCAACAAGCCCCGACCAACTCGATCACAATGTTATCGACAACTCGGAAACGTCACTCATTGCCGTCGCGTGGGCGAACGATCTTAGCTTCGACAATGCGAGTGACACCGCGACTGGTGTTTTGGACGAAATGGAATTCGACGACTCAGACTTGATTGCCGACGATGCTACCGAAGACTTCAACGAAGCCCCAAACGATGACCTAGACCAAGACGACGTGGATTGGATCTTCGTGGGTCTTACATCGATAGAATTCGACGCCGATGGAGAACTAAACCATGACGAAGGTTAG